The sequence TACGGGCCATATAGGAAAACATAAAATCATCTCACTGAAGAATGGCTACCATGGCGATACATTTAAGGCCATGGAAGTGGGGGATGATTCTGATTTCTCTAATGCATTTGTGGATGTATTGCATAGGGGATATTTTTTAGATACACCTGCAGGTGGGTTTGATGCAGATGCTGCAACTATTCAAAAAGAAGCTTCGAAGCTGGAAGATCTGTTGAAAATACATGCGCCTGAAATTGCCTGCTTTATACTCGAACCTATTGTACAATGTGCCGGTGGGTTTAGAATTTACTCTCCTTTATATTTGAAAGCGGCGAGAGCGTTATGCGATAAATATAATATACTCTTAGTGCTGGATGAAGTAGCTACCGGTTTTGGCCGCACAGGCAAACTATTCGCAGCAGATCATGCTGGTATTACCCCTGATATTATGATCGTTGGAAAAGCATTGACAGCAGGGTATATGGGGCATGCAGCTACACTGGCCACTACCCGTGTTTTTAATAGTTTTTTAGGTGAGTCTTATGATAAGGCACTGATGCATGGGCCTACATTTATGGGGAACCCGCTGGCGACTACCGTTGCTTTAAAAAGCATAGAGATTATAGAAAAGAACCATTATTTAGAACGTATTGCAGCGATAAATGCAGTTATACGAAATGAATTTGATAAGATTGAATCTCCTGCAATTGCAGATAAAAGAATAGTAGGAGCCATTGGTGCGATTGAACTAAAAGAAGACAGCATGATGGCTGGCTTTCGCGACTATGCTATGGCAAATGGGGCATGGCTGAGACCTATTGGTAAAGTCATGTATGTGATGCCTGCTTATATTATTACTGATGATGAATTGCGGAAACTGATCCGGATCATGCGCGACTGGATCAGTCATGTTTATGCAAACGGCTAAGAGATGATAAGTGGAGGTCACTAAGACCTCCACCTTTCAAACATTAAAAAATGTAGAATACGCTACCCTGCGCCACTCCGCTTCTGAAATCACCCACGTTACCAGCGGAAGAAACACCCGCTACATACCTTACCCCAAACCCTAATCCCATTTTACTCTGATACCCTACGCCAGCCGCCGCTCCATAATCCAATTGCTTTGAAAAATTCTCAACATCCTCATGCATACGCATACCGGCTTGCGCACCTGCCTCTACATACAATCCCAGTGGTGTACGATACTTTAATAATACAGGCACTGCGAGGTAATATACCTTCTGGTCTACATCCTGAATCTTAGCTCCCTGTGAAGAGAACAAAA is a genomic window of Chitinophaga sp. LS1 containing:
- the bioA gene encoding adenosylmethionine--8-amino-7-oxononanoate transaminase — protein: MKLWYPYRQMKDLGQVPVMVAGQGTEMILDDGRRLTDGISSWWAVIHGYNHPDINNALIEQINSFSHVMLGGLSHPPALALADKLVEIAPPGLNHVFYSDSGSVGVEVALKMALQYWRNTGHIGKHKIISLKNGYHGDTFKAMEVGDDSDFSNAFVDVLHRGYFLDTPAGGFDADAATIQKEASKLEDLLKIHAPEIACFILEPIVQCAGGFRIYSPLYLKAARALCDKYNILLVLDEVATGFGRTGKLFAADHAGITPDIMIVGKALTAGYMGHAATLATTRVFNSFLGESYDKALMHGPTFMGNPLATTVALKSIEIIEKNHYLERIAAINAVIRNEFDKIESPAIADKRIVGAIGAIELKEDSMMAGFRDYAMANGAWLRPIGKVMYVMPAYIITDDELRKLIRIMRDWISHVYANG
- a CDS encoding porin family protein; the protein is MKKLLAISFVLASSHSFGQSFAQGVFSRLSFGVKAGVNYSDYMNANFTTDPLIGFHAGGIVNFRLTPKFSIQEEFLFSSQGAKIQDVDQKVYYLAVPVLLKYRTPLGLYVEAGAQAGMRMHEDVENFSKQLDYGAAAGVGYQSKMGLGFGVRYVAGVSSAGNVGDFRSGVAQGSVFYIF